The proteins below are encoded in one region of Winogradskyella helgolandensis:
- a CDS encoding endonuclease/exonuclease/phosphatase family protein: MKKLKHPLLVLFILVLMSANAQEKKKYKIHTVAFYNLENLFDTINDTTKYDEASPIMELNESLRAEAYVKKLHNMAKVVADIGHDDTKNTPAIIGVSEVENRQVLVDLVNEPELLKKDYGIIHFDSPDKRGIDVALLYQKALFKPIDTSSHELLIYDDSTRERVYTRDQLLVSGELEGDLIHIIVNHWPSRSGGEARSRFKRVAAGKLNKRIIDSLQSIDPYAKVFSMGDFNDNPTNNSMKKELKTEADKEDVKLKGIYNPFENQYKKMGLGTTGYRDAWSLFDMILFTQPLLEKDYSSFRFYKAGIFNKSYLTNKEGRYKGYPLRMIDAGLSGGYSDHFPVYVYLVREE; this comes from the coding sequence ATGAAAAAATTAAAACACCCTCTATTAGTATTATTTATTTTGGTATTAATGAGTGCCAATGCTCAGGAAAAGAAAAAGTATAAAATACATACTGTAGCATTTTACAATTTAGAAAATTTATTTGACACTATCAATGATACGACTAAATATGATGAAGCAAGTCCTATTATGGAGTTGAATGAATCGCTTAGAGCAGAGGCTTATGTAAAAAAGCTTCATAATATGGCTAAAGTAGTAGCAGATATTGGTCATGATGACACAAAAAACACACCTGCTATTATTGGAGTTTCCGAAGTTGAAAACAGACAAGTTCTAGTAGATTTAGTTAACGAGCCAGAATTGCTAAAAAAGGATTATGGCATTATTCATTTTGATTCACCTGACAAAAGAGGGATTGATGTAGCACTACTGTATCAAAAAGCACTTTTTAAACCTATTGATACTAGCTCTCATGAGTTACTTATTTATGATGACTCAACAAGAGAACGTGTTTACACCAGAGATCAATTATTAGTAAGCGGTGAATTAGAAGGAGACTTAATTCATATTATTGTTAATCACTGGCCATCGCGAAGTGGAGGGGAAGCAAGAAGTAGATTTAAACGTGTTGCTGCTGGAAAATTGAACAAACGTATAATTGACTCTTTACAGTCAATAGATCCTTATGCTAAAGTATTTTCAATGGGTGATTTTAACGACAACCCTACAAATAATAGTATGAAAAAAGAATTGAAAACGGAAGCAGATAAGGAAGATGTAAAGTTAAAAGGTATCTATAATCCTTTTGAAAATCAATATAAGAAAATGGGCTTAGGCACAACAGGTTATAGAGATGCTTGGAGTTTGTTTGATATGATTTTGTTTACACAACCGTTATTGGAAAAAGATTATTCGTCATTTAGATTTTATAAAGCAGGTATTTTTAATAAGTCGTATTTAACGAACAAAGAAGGGCGTTATAAAGGCTACCCTTTGAGAATGATTGACGCAGGACTTTCAGGAGGCTATAGTGATCATTTTCCTGTTTATGTTTATTTAGTTAGAGAAGAATAA